In the Helicobacter cetorum MIT 99-5656 genome, AAACTCTATGTTAAAAGAGTGTTTATTACTGATGATGACAAAGAATTGTTGCCGTCGTATTTAAGATTTGTTAAAGGCGTGATTGATAGCGAAGATTTACCTTTGAATGTAAGCAGAGAAATCTTACAGCAAAACAAGATTTTAGCTAATATCCGTTCTGCTTCAGTTAAAAAGATTTTAAGTGAGATTGAGAGATTAAGCAAGGATAATGAGAATTATCATAAATTTTATGAGCCTTTTGGAAAAGTGCTAAAAGAAGGCTTGTATGGTGATTTTGAAAACAAAGACAAGCTATTAGAATTATTGCGTTTTTACTCTAAGGATAAAGAAAAATTGGTTTCTTTAAAAGAATATAAAGAGAATTTAAAAGAAAAACAAAAGAGCATTTACTATCTCTTAGGCGAAAACTTAGATTTGTTAAAAGCATCTCCACTCTTAGAAAAATACGCTCAAAAAGGCTATGATGTTTTATTATTAAGCGATGAGATTGACGCATTTGTAATGCCAAGTGTGAATGAATATGACAAAATTCCTTTTAAAGACGCCAGCCATAGCGAGAGCTTAAAAGAGCTTGATTTAGAAGAACTAAGCGATGAAGTCAAAGCACAATTTAAAGATTTAATGAGTGTGTTTGAAGAAAATCTTAAAGATGAGATTAAAGGCGTAGAGCTTTCTAACAATCTCACTTCAGCGGTGGCTCTAATAGGGGACGCTGAAAATGCGATGATGGCAAATTTCATGCGTCAAATGGGTCAAAATGTGCCTGAAAGTAAGAAAACTTTAGAGTTAAACCCTAATCATGCGATTTTACAAAAACTTTTAAAATGCGAAGACAAAGAGCAACTTAATACTTTCATTTGGTTGCTTTATGATGGAGCAAAGCTTTTAGAAAAAGGGGCTTTAAAAGACGCTAAGAGTTTTAATGAAAGATTAAATAGCGTTTTATTAAAGGCGTTGTGATTTGTTAAAAATCATTTTGAAAAATGCTCTAAAGAGTTTTAAAGAAACTCTAATAGGGCAATGTTTGAGAAAATGCAAGGCTAAAATAAAAGCTTTGAAATGCAATACTAATAAGGATGAGTGTCAAGCTATTCAATCTGATTTCCCTTTGATTTCTTATCAGCACACCAATCAAAAAAGCGTGTTTGAGATGTTAGAGAGCTTAGATTTTAATAAAATTCAAGCCTATAATAAATCTTTGTTTGAAAGGCAACTTTGCGGGGGGGGGCATTTAGAGAGCCAAGATAAAGAACGAGATATTTTTCAACCTCTCATTTTAAATCAAGCACTCCATAAAGGCTATTTTGAATTAGATACAGAAAGTTCTAAGATAGATAGCCCCCTAAACCCATGGGCGTTTATTAGGGTGAAAAATGAAAACACAACTTTAAAAGCGTCCTTACTCTCCATGCTAGGGGCGATTCAGAGGGGTGTCATAGGGTTTAATGATTGTAACAAGGAAGCTACAAAAATCATTTTAGATTTTTGCAAAGCATTCCCCACTTTCATTCCTGTGCCTTATCCTTATAGCGTGATTCAAGCTAATCCTAAAGATAGGTGGAATAAAACCTATCAATACTATGATTTCGTGCTAAATTTTATCCCCAAAAATCAATGGGTCATTAAAATGGATTGCGACCATATTTATGAGCCTAAAAAACTTTACAAAAGCTTTTATTCTATCACTTCAAGCTTAGAAAGACTAGATTATTGCTTAGTGAATTTTATGGTGTTTGATAAGGAGATTAGAATCGCTCATGTTAAGAATGATAGCAATAGTTTTTATGGCTTTAAAGATAGCATAGGAGACCAAAGCTTATTTTATAACTATGGTGTGAGTCATGCTGAATACACTAGCAAGACCGATTATGGTATTCGTAGTATAGAGAGAATTGTATTTGAACATGAACGAATAAATATCAAAGATAAAGAGCTTATGCAATGGCATTTTCCTTACTTCAAAAAGGAGCGAGAGCATTTAAAAACATTAGACAATTCATTAAGTGTTGAAGAGTTTAAGACATACCACAAAAATTTAATTAACACTAGAATTGATGAAAAAATGCTTGATAGAAAGGTTTTAGAAAAAATCGTTGCGAGTTTTGAAAAATAAATTTGCAGATTAGAACATCTATTGATTTGTTATAGATAGGCTTAAGGATAGATTATCATTATTTATCAAGTGTAGGAAATTTTTATTTATGCTAGAATAATGAGTGTAGACTTTTGGAATACAAGCGGTTTTATTGAGAAAGATTTCAAAGGAAGCTCCATGAGAAATAGCATTCTTTTTTTCGCCGGTTTTGGTTGGTTAAAATCTAAGGTTTTTAGGTTGTTAGTGGGGGTTGGTTTGGCTTGGTTTGTTACTTTAAAAGCCCATGCAAACGATAAAGAAAAGATTTTAAAAGACACAAGAATTAGTCAAGAAAATCTTGGTTTAAGAAAAGCCCCTTTAGAAGATGAAAAAAAGGTTAGGCTCTCGCCCTATCATTATAGTGAGAACGCACCAGGTTCTAGCCAAAGGATTGAGCGTTCTTATGAAAATGCTCCCCCCTTAATCCCCCATGATATTAGCGATTTTGCAGATATTACTAAGGATAATAATGCATGTTTAGGGTGTCATAGCCCTGATGTGGCTGAATCTGTTGGGGCTACCCCTTTACCCAAATCGCATTTATATGATTTACGCCACAATAAGCCTGTCAAGAATAATGGTGTAAGTGATGCAAGATATAATTGCACGCAATGCCATGTCCCCCAAGCGAACGCTAAGCCTTTAGTCAAAAACTCTTTCAAGCCTGATTTCACTAAAAAATCTTTAGAATATCGCTCCGATTTAATGGAAGTTATCAATCAAGGTGTAAAAGACGAGACTAAGAAAAAAGCCCCTAAGCATTCAAATCCTAAAGCAAACGAGAAAAAATAGTTTTTAAAAAATATCTATAGGGTCTATATTCACACTACAAGGGATATGGGGGGCGGTTTTTAAAAACGCATGCACGCTTTTTAATAGACTTATGGGGTTTGAAGAACGCAATAAAATAAGATAGCGATAAAAAGAAGCGATTTTTTCAATAGGGGCTTTAATATGAGAGAGCGTTACGCCCTTTTCCAAACACGAAGAAAGGATTTTTGAAGCTTCTATGCTTAGTTTTTCAGCCTTTTGTTCATTTTTGTGCTTAAATTCTAACAAACACAGCCTTGAAAAAGGTGGGTAAAGTTCGCACCTTTCTTTCAATTCGTATTGCAAAAAATCTTCATAATCATCTAAGAAATTTTTTAATAAATCCACTTCTATGCTTTGAATGAATACTAAGCCAGAAATTTGTCTTGCACTTCTTCCAGCGATTTGATGCAATAATGACACACCTTCTTCTAAAGCCCTATAGCTACTAGATTTGATGATATTATCTATGCCTAAGATAACCGCTAAACTCACTTTAGCATAATCATGCCCTTTGCTTATCATTTGTGTGCCAATTAGAATGTTGGTTTTTTGATGATTAAAATCACTTAAAATGTTGTTGAGCTTTTTTTGTGTGCTGGTATGGTCTCTATCTAAAATGGCCATTCTCGCCCCTTTTAAAAGGCTCTCTAATTCCTTAAACACTTGCATCGTGCCTATTCTTTTACCCACTAAGACTTCATTTTGGCACACATTACAAATCCTAGGGATAGGGCTTACAAAATGGCAATAATGACACATAAGCTTTTGAGTTTTTAAATGCAAACTCATATTCACGCTACAAAAGGGGCATTGAATGCTTTTATGGCAATTTTGACACTCCAAGGTTTTGAAATTTGCCCTTGTAGGCACAAAAATAATGGCTTGCTCGTTTTTGTCTATGACTTGCTGTAAAGTTTCTAAAAGCTTTGGGGTAACAAAATCTTGCGTTTTCTCAAAGATGATGTTTTTTTGTGTGGGAGTGTAGCGACCCTTTAGGCGTATTAAAGCCTTATCTTTAAAGCGTTTGTAGCTATTTAAGCTAGGCGTAGCAGAGCCTAAGACAACTTGAATAGGAAATTTGCTCGCTAGAAATAAGCATAAATCTCTAGCATTATACATAGGGCTTTGCTGAGATTTGTAAGAAAAGTCATGCTCTTCATCTACAATCACTAAGCCTAGCTCTCTAAGGGGCAAGAATAACGCACTTCGTGTGCCTACAACAAGCCTTATTTTTTGAGAGTAGAGCCTTTCTAAAAACTCTTTTTTTTGATTTTTAGAGAGTTTGCTATGCCATAAGCCTAAATAGTCTTTAAACGCAACTTTTAAGCGTTGTTGCATTTGTGGAGTGAGTGCGATTTCTGGCACAAGTAATAATGCACTCTTTTTTTGCTCTAAAGTTTGAGCGATTAAATGCATATAAATTTCAGTTTTCCCGCTACCTGTATCGCCAAAGAGCAAGCTTACAGAATGCTTTTCTAATTCTTTTAAGGCTTTTGTTTGAGCTTCATTTAAGACATTTAGAGTGGGCGTGATTTTTTCTAATTCCATACTATCGCATGCATGAAAAGGGGTAAAAAGGCTTAAGACTAAAGAGAGATTAGCACAATAATATTGAGCGATAAATTCAGCGAGCTTGATTTGAGGGGGGAGTAAAAAAAAGGGCGTTTTTTCACATTCTAGGCATTCAAAAGAAGGTTTTTCTACTCCTTTAAGAATAACGCCTTGAATCGTTTTATTTCTCAAAGTGATATGAACTAACACCCCTTTTTCACAGCTCTTTTTAGAATAGTAGGTTAAAGGGGGGGTTTTATTTTTTAAAGGAGCGACTAAGTAATAGAACATCAAGAGATTTTTTCTAAAAGCTTTTCTAATTCCGTTTTTAAATACTCGTTTTGACAAGCTTGGTGCAAATAGTCCTTTAAAAGCTCTAAAACATTTAATTCTTGGTTGTGGAAACGCTTTTTTAAAGCACACTTCATGCTATCGCTAAAAGTCTCATTCAAAGAGATTTTATAGCGTTTACCCAAATAGCTGATTTCCAAATTAGGGTCGTTGTTTTCTAAACTATCGCTTTCTAAATGCATGTTCTTAAGGGTTATGGCACAAGCTTGGCGATTTTGTCATACAGCTCTGAAAGTCCCTTGTCCTTAGCACTCAATTCATCATACAAAATAGCGATTTGAATCTCTTTTTCTTCGTTTTGTGTGTTCAACACAGCGTTATTTTGGCGTAAAGTCTCTAATTCTTCTTCTTGTTTTTTGACTTTTTCAAGCAACTCATCTACTTTGACATTCAATTTGTTTAATAAATTCAAAGCTTCCATAGTGTTAAAACCTTTCATCTTTTCTAAAACGCTATTATATCAAAGCTACTAATTAAGCGTTTTTTTTTTTTGATGTTATGATTGCATTTAAGATTTAATTTGTTAAATCAATTTTGAATTTTTGTTACTAAAATAAACATTTAATTTAAGGGGAATGAATATGAAAAGACCATTTATCATAGGATTTTTAAGTCTTAGTGTTCTAAGCGTTTTAGAAGCGAATCAAAAAGACGGCTTTTTTATTGAAGGGGGCATAATGACTGGTAATGTTTCTACAACTACCACGAAAGTTACCACTACAAGTATAGAGCCATTAGTTAGCCAAGAAACTCTTCAGGCTGAAAAGGCTCAAGCTACAAAAGATAAAGCTATTGTAGACACTTATTATAAGGCTTTTTCGGACGCTGTTAAAAATTTTGAAAGCTCTACTAGTAGCAGTAGTAGTTCTTATGTGATTTTACAAGGGGGTTACAAGCAACAACAAGGTAGCCATAATAAATACACCACTTCATGGGGTGGTTTGGATACAACCGCTCTTCTTTATAACCTTATGACAAGCAATGCCGGTGGGTTTCTTGGGGTTCTTAGCGGATTAGATAAGGCTGTTAGTGGCATGCTTACAGATTCTGAAGCAAATAGCCTTAATCAAAATATTGAAACTTTGAAAAAAGAAGTTGCAGATTTTTTGAAGGGAACAACAACAACGCAAGGACAAGAAACACAGGGACACCATAATCCAAACGAGCTTAAATTCTCAAATATTTCTTACACGACTTCTTCCAAAACCCCCACTAGTGGAAGTAGTGAGTCGCCACAAGAACAAGGGCAACAACTACCCCCACCAAATC is a window encoding:
- the htpG gene encoding molecular chaperone HtpG; the encoded protein is MSNQEYSFQTEINQLLELMIHSLYSNKEIFLRELISNASDALDKLNYLMLTDEKLKGLSVVPSIHLSFDTEKKTLTIKDNGIGMDKNDLIEHLGTIAKSGTKSFLNALSGDKKKDSALIGQFGVGFYSAFMVASKIVVQTKKANSEQAYAWISDGKGKFEINECVKDEQGTEITLFLKDEESHFASRWEIDSIVKKYSEHIPFPIFLTYTDTKFEGEGDNKKEIKEEKCEQINKASALWKMSKSELKDSDYKEFYKSFSHDNSEPLSYIHNKVEGSLEYTTLFYIPSVAPFDMYRVDYKSGVKLYVKRVFITDDDKELLPSYLRFVKGVIDSEDLPLNVSREILQQNKILANIRSASVKKILSEIERLSKDNENYHKFYEPFGKVLKEGLYGDFENKDKLLELLRFYSKDKEKLVSLKEYKENLKEKQKSIYYLLGENLDLLKASPLLEKYAQKGYDVLLLSDEIDAFVMPSVNEYDKIPFKDASHSESLKELDLEELSDEVKAQFKDLMSVFEENLKDEIKGVELSNNLTSAVALIGDAENAMMANFMRQMGQNVPESKKTLELNPNHAILQKLLKCEDKEQLNTFIWLLYDGAKLLEKGALKDAKSFNERLNSVLLKAL
- a CDS encoding nitrate reductase cytochrome c-type subunit; the protein is MRNSILFFAGFGWLKSKVFRLLVGVGLAWFVTLKAHANDKEKILKDTRISQENLGLRKAPLEDEKKVRLSPYHYSENAPGSSQRIERSYENAPPLIPHDISDFADITKDNNACLGCHSPDVAESVGATPLPKSHLYDLRHNKPVKNNGVSDARYNCTQCHVPQANAKPLVKNSFKPDFTKKSLEYRSDLMEVINQGVKDETKKKAPKHSNPKANEKK
- a CDS encoding primosomal protein N', which codes for MFYYLVAPLKNKTPPLTYYSKKSCEKGVLVHITLRNKTIQGVILKGVEKPSFECLECEKTPFFLLPPQIKLAEFIAQYYCANLSLVLSLFTPFHACDSMELEKITPTLNVLNEAQTKALKELEKHSVSLLFGDTGSGKTEIYMHLIAQTLEQKKSALLLVPEIALTPQMQQRLKVAFKDYLGLWHSKLSKNQKKEFLERLYSQKIRLVVGTRSALFLPLRELGLVIVDEEHDFSYKSQQSPMYNARDLCLFLASKFPIQVVLGSATPSLNSYKRFKDKALIRLKGRYTPTQKNIIFEKTQDFVTPKLLETLQQVIDKNEQAIIFVPTRANFKTLECQNCHKSIQCPFCSVNMSLHLKTQKLMCHYCHFVSPIPRICNVCQNEVLVGKRIGTMQVFKELESLLKGARMAILDRDHTSTQKKLNNILSDFNHQKTNILIGTQMISKGHDYAKVSLAVILGIDNIIKSSSYRALEEGVSLLHQIAGRSARQISGLVFIQSIEVDLLKNFLDDYEDFLQYELKERCELYPPFSRLCLLEFKHKNEQKAEKLSIEASKILSSCLEKGVTLSHIKAPIEKIASFYRYLILLRSSNPISLLKSVHAFLKTAPHIPCSVNIDPIDIF